The proteins below come from a single Streptomyces sp. M92 genomic window:
- a CDS encoding uracil-xanthine permease family protein, whose amino-acid sequence MVLFGIQHVLVMAATPISAMFLMSATLGLGAELTVQLLSAAFVLSGVGSLIQSLGPWKFGPRLPFVMLPGGAPLILFLSIADQHGLRTATGAVILTAAFYFVVLPVFSRLLRFFPALVIGTMIVIVGVNLVKVGAVLVTGRPGTPGFAEPSNLGLGMATIGFTVAFYLVFTGILRQLAVMMGLLAGTALAGVLGAIDAGSAGGGGLLSVPEPMPFGSPVFNLVAALPLMLYSLASMAEATGQTVINAEAVGKDIDARTDVPKTVRGDAFTSLLGGCFGLPLMVTSGENIGIVRVTGVRSRFVTAAAGVVLIVIGFLAPVSRAISVIPSAVVGGTAMVVFAVITVLGIQMLGRSDLDRHTSTFICAVALALGLLPILVPGVYGGFPPNVRILLESGVAVGAFVAAVLNILFHHVRPGVAARLTATRTESDR is encoded by the coding sequence ATCGTGCTCTTCGGCATCCAGCACGTCCTCGTCATGGCCGCGACCCCGATCTCGGCGATGTTCCTGATGAGCGCCACCCTCGGACTCGGCGCCGAACTGACCGTCCAGCTGCTCTCCGCCGCCTTCGTGCTGTCCGGCGTCGGATCGCTGATCCAGTCGCTGGGGCCCTGGAAGTTCGGGCCGCGGCTGCCCTTCGTCATGCTGCCGGGCGGGGCGCCGCTCATCCTGTTCCTCTCGATCGCCGACCAGCACGGGCTGCGTACCGCCACCGGCGCGGTGATCCTCACGGCGGCCTTCTACTTCGTCGTGCTGCCGGTCTTCTCCAGGCTGCTGAGGTTCTTCCCCGCCCTGGTCATCGGCACCATGATCGTCATCGTGGGCGTCAACCTGGTGAAGGTCGGTGCGGTACTCGTCACCGGACGGCCCGGCACACCCGGCTTCGCCGAACCCTCCAACCTCGGCCTCGGCATGGCGACGATCGGGTTCACCGTCGCCTTCTACCTGGTCTTCACCGGCATCCTGCGCCAGCTCGCCGTGATGATGGGCCTGCTCGCCGGCACCGCGCTCGCCGGTGTCCTGGGCGCGATCGACGCCGGGAGCGCCGGGGGCGGCGGTCTGTTGAGCGTGCCGGAGCCGATGCCGTTCGGCTCGCCGGTCTTCAACCTCGTCGCCGCGCTGCCGCTGATGCTCTACAGCCTGGCCTCCATGGCCGAGGCCACGGGGCAGACCGTCATCAACGCCGAGGCCGTCGGCAAGGACATCGACGCGCGGACCGACGTCCCCAAGACCGTCCGCGGTGACGCCTTCACCTCCCTTTTGGGCGGCTGCTTCGGACTGCCGCTCATGGTCACCAGCGGGGAGAACATCGGCATCGTCCGCGTCACCGGCGTCCGCAGCCGGTTCGTCACCGCCGCGGCCGGGGTCGTCCTCATCGTGATCGGGTTCCTCGCGCCCGTCAGCCGCGCGATCAGCGTGATCCCGTCCGCGGTCGTCGGCGGCACCGCCATGGTCGTCTTCGCCGTCATCACCGTGCTCGGCATCCAGATGCTGGGCCGCTCCGACCTGGACAGGCACACCAGCACGTTCATCTGCGCCGTCGCCCTGGCCCTGGGGCTGCTGCCGATCCTCGTGCCCGGGGTGTACGGCGGGTTCCCGCCTAACGTCCGCATCCTCCTGGAGAGCGGCGTCGCCGTCGGCGCGTTCGTCGCCGCCGTCCTCAACATCCTCTTCCACCACGTCCGTCCGGGCGTCGCCGCCCGGCTGACCGCAACACGCACAGAAAGCGACCGATGA
- a CDS encoding response regulator transcription factor, with amino-acid sequence MVRVLVVHDAALLRSALVQLLRSADGLEVSSTPARGDEPDDHDLPVDVCVVDGDCLEGPREEVARASFWNRCGTRLVVLAAPERPGVLRRAFDAGVLGFVDKDAPARRLVDAVHTVAKGESFLDERLTVALLRASEMPLTARELSVLAEAARGSSVAEIAVGLHLSRGTVRNYMAGAIRKVGARNRVDAIRIVQSAGWL; translated from the coding sequence ATGGTCCGTGTTCTCGTGGTGCACGACGCCGCGCTGTTGCGGTCGGCGTTGGTGCAGTTGCTGCGGTCCGCCGACGGACTCGAGGTGTCGTCCACGCCGGCCCGCGGCGACGAACCTGACGACCACGACTTGCCCGTGGACGTCTGCGTGGTCGACGGGGACTGTCTGGAGGGACCGCGGGAGGAAGTGGCCCGCGCGTCCTTCTGGAACCGGTGCGGGACGCGCCTCGTCGTCCTCGCCGCGCCCGAGCGGCCGGGGGTGCTGCGCAGGGCCTTCGACGCGGGCGTGCTCGGCTTCGTGGACAAGGACGCGCCCGCGCGGCGGCTGGTCGACGCCGTGCACACGGTGGCCAAGGGGGAGAGCTTCCTCGACGAGCGGCTCACGGTGGCGCTGCTGCGGGCGTCGGAGATGCCGCTGACGGCCCGCGAACTGAGCGTCCTGGCCGAGGCCGCACGGGGCTCGTCCGTCGCCGAGATCGCCGTGGGCCTGCACCTGTCCCGGGGAACCGTCCGCAACTACATGGCCGGCGCGATCCGGAAGGTCGGGGCACGCAACCGCGTGGACGCGATCCGCATCGTCCAGAGCGCCGGCTGGCTGTGA
- a CDS encoding ATP-binding cassette domain-containing protein, with the protein MTPAVERKDTAGSPRGSGAERGLGPSARRFLAERKGVLARLAAWSVAESVQTFLVGYGVAQALDRGFLAGDTAAGLGWLAVAACAVLLGAPVIRGVFAELAGLTEPLRDRLVRRAVDRTLARALSRPEGGDRAAVSRLTNQVEMVRDSFAGLVLTLRSFVFTAAGALAGLLSLHPALVLVVVPPLAAGVALFLLTLRPMAAAQRRALAADEALGDHAARVRKELRDVTACGILPETSRDGERLVARAAVTSRVLARWAAVRALALGAAAQLPVLLLLVTVPWLLARGVTTGALLGAFTYLAQALLPAVHSLVTAIGAAGSRLLVVLERFTGPEASPPVADAPPLGWRAGTPRPPAPARSRAAPAVELCSVTVRYGARAEPVLDALDLRVEEGEHVAVVGPSGIGKSTLTRLVAGLCVPRAGTVRVAGREVAGRPPAELRSLRVLAPQQAYVFTGTVRDNLTYLRPGASRAAIEAAVLDVGAAPLVERLGGLDAGLRPDELSQGERQLLVLARAHLSTARLLLLDEATCHLDAASEERAERALARRPGTLLVVAHRMSSAVRADRVLLLDGVRAAFGTHEELLGRSPLYRDLVGHWSRT; encoded by the coding sequence GTGACGCCCGCCGTGGAACGGAAGGACACGGCGGGCTCCCCCCGGGGCTCGGGAGCCGAGCGCGGGCTCGGGCCGTCCGCCCGTCGTTTCCTCGCCGAACGCAAGGGCGTGCTCGCGCGGCTCGCGGCGTGGTCGGTGGCGGAGTCGGTGCAGACCTTCCTGGTCGGCTACGGCGTGGCGCAGGCCCTCGACCGCGGCTTCCTCGCCGGTGACACCGCCGCGGGCCTCGGCTGGCTGGCGGTCGCCGCCTGTGCGGTGCTGCTGGGGGCCCCGGTGATCAGAGGGGTCTTCGCCGAGCTGGCCGGGCTGACGGAACCGCTGCGGGACCGTCTGGTGCGCCGCGCGGTGGACCGGACGCTGGCCCGCGCCCTGTCCCGGCCCGAGGGCGGGGACCGCGCGGCCGTCTCGCGGCTCACCAACCAGGTGGAGATGGTGCGGGACAGCTTCGCCGGTCTCGTGCTCACCCTGCGCTCCTTCGTCTTCACGGCGGCCGGGGCGCTGGCCGGGCTGCTCTCGTTGCACCCGGCTCTGGTGCTGGTCGTCGTGCCACCGCTGGCCGCGGGCGTGGCCCTGTTCCTGTTGACGCTGCGTCCGATGGCGGCGGCCCAGCGGCGGGCCCTCGCCGCGGACGAGGCGCTGGGCGACCACGCCGCGCGAGTCCGGAAGGAGCTGCGCGACGTCACCGCCTGCGGAATCCTGCCGGAGACGTCGCGGGACGGAGAACGCCTCGTCGCACGTGCCGCGGTGACCTCCCGTGTCCTCGCCCGCTGGGCCGCGGTACGGGCCCTGGCGCTCGGGGCCGCGGCACAGCTGCCCGTGCTGCTCCTGCTGGTGACCGTGCCGTGGCTGCTCGCGCGGGGTGTCACCACGGGCGCTCTGCTGGGGGCGTTCACCTACCTCGCGCAGGCGCTGCTGCCCGCGGTGCACTCCCTGGTGACCGCCATCGGCGCGGCGGGGAGCAGGCTGCTCGTCGTCCTCGAGCGGTTCACCGGCCCGGAGGCGAGCCCGCCCGTCGCCGACGCGCCCCCGCTGGGGTGGCGGGCGGGCACCCCGCGCCCTCCGGCTCCGGCACGGTCGCGGGCGGCCCCCGCGGTGGAGCTGTGCTCGGTGACCGTGCGGTACGGCGCTCGGGCGGAGCCGGTGCTCGACGCGCTGGATCTGCGCGTGGAGGAGGGCGAGCACGTGGCCGTCGTCGGTCCCAGCGGCATCGGCAAGTCGACCCTCACCCGGCTGGTCGCCGGCCTGTGCGTGCCGCGGGCCGGCACCGTGCGGGTCGCGGGCAGGGAGGTCGCCGGCCGGCCCCCGGCGGAGCTCCGCTCGCTGCGGGTCCTGGCCCCCCAGCAGGCGTACGTGTTCACCGGCACGGTGCGCGACAACCTGACGTACCTGCGGCCCGGCGCTTCCCGGGCCGCCATCGAGGCCGCCGTCCTGGACGTCGGCGCCGCGCCCCTCGTCGAGCGGCTGGGCGGGCTCGACGCGGGGCTGCGGCCCGACGAGCTGTCGCAGGGCGAGCGCCAGCTGCTCGTACTGGCGCGCGCGCATCTGTCCACGGCCCGGCTGCTCCTGCTCGACGAGGCGACCTGCCACCTGGACGCCGCGTCGGAGGAGCGCGCCGAGAGGGCGCTCGCACGACGCCCGGGAACCCTGCTCGTCGTGGCCCACCGCATGTCCTCGGCGGTCCGGGCCGACCGCGTCCTCCTCCTGGACGGCGTCCGGGCGGCGTTCGGCACGCACGAGGAACTGCTCGGGCGCTCCCCCCTCTACCGCGATCTGGTGGGCCACTGGAGCCGTACCTGA